In Numida meleagris isolate 19003 breed g44 Domestic line chromosome 23, NumMel1.0, whole genome shotgun sequence, the following proteins share a genomic window:
- the SCN2B gene encoding sodium channel subunit beta-2 — protein sequence MSPDAWLPQPALCLSGLSLLLSLVPTGLGMEVMAPPIINALNGTSVKLSCTFNSCYKVENKQFSLNWTYQACTNCSEELFLQFRMKIMNKQLDRFGNRVEFTGNPTKNDVSFTLNNVQLEDEGTYNCYVLNPPDRQRGHASISLKVLTEEPPKRDSTVAVIVGASVGGFLAVVILVLMVVKCVRRKKQQRLNTDDQKTEEEGKTDGEGNPEEGTK from the exons ATGAGCCCGGATGCCTGGCTCCCGCAGCCTGCCCTGTGCCTCTCTGgcctcagcctgctgctctcGCTGG TGCccacagggctggggatggaggtgATGGCCCCCCCCATCATCAACGCCCTGAACGGCACCTCTGTAAAGCTCTCCTGCACCTTCAACTCCTGCTACAAGGTGGAGAACAAGCAATTCTCCCTCAACTGGACGTACCAGGCATGCACGAACTGCTCTGAGGAGCTG TTCCTGCAGTTCCGGATGAAGATCATGAACAAGCAGCTGGACCGCTTCGGGAACCGGGTGGAGTTCACCGGGAACCCCACCAAGAACGACGTGTCCTTCACCCTCAACAACGTGCAGCTGGAGGACGAGGGCACCTACAACTGCTACGTCCTCAACCCCCCGGACCGGCAGCGGGGCCACGCCAGCATCAGCCTGAAGGTGCTCACCGAAG AACCCCCAAAGCGCGATTCGACGGTGGCCGTCATCGTGGGCGCCTCCGTGGGAGGCTTCCTGGCCGTGGTCATCCTGGTGCTGATGGTGGTGAAATGCGTGCGCcggaaaaagcagcagaggctgaacacAGATGACCAGAagacagaggaggaagggaagacgGACGGCGAAGGCAACCCGGAGGAGGGCACTAAATAA